The Caldibacillus debilis DSM 16016 genome includes a window with the following:
- the mutY gene encoding A/G-specific adenine glycosylase: MEDDSVKEKVSSLLKDFPKEKFCEDLIGWFQREQRPLPWREDKDPYKIWVSEVMLQQTRVDTVIPYFRRFIEKYPDMRALAEAREEELLKMWEGLGYYSRVRNLQEAVREVCEKYGGVVPKSREQFGKLKGVGPYTAGAVLSIAYGIPEPAVDGNVMRVLSRIFLIGEDIAKAKTRNLMEDLIREIISRDDPSGFNQGLMELGAIICKPKGPACLLCPVQEHCRAFAAGLQEEYPVKTKSGKVKTVHLAAAVLTDERGRVLIRKRPKEGLLANLWEFPTEEADGLHFPDRAADFAERMKRKHGIRVEITGPLGKVEHVFSHLKWQISAYYGRAEGEIIETDTFKAVPLPDLEKYPFPVPHQKIFAMYQGDIGTEKGGSRKGKVRPGGPSA; encoded by the coding sequence ATGGAGGATGATTCAGTGAAGGAGAAAGTCAGCAGCCTGTTGAAGGATTTCCCGAAAGAAAAATTTTGCGAAGATTTGATCGGCTGGTTCCAGCGGGAGCAGCGCCCCTTGCCCTGGCGGGAGGATAAGGATCCCTACAAAATCTGGGTGTCGGAAGTGATGCTGCAGCAGACGAGGGTGGACACGGTTATCCCCTATTTCCGCCGCTTTATCGAAAAATATCCCGACATGCGCGCCTTGGCGGAAGCCCGGGAAGAGGAACTTTTGAAGATGTGGGAAGGCCTGGGTTATTACTCCCGCGTGCGAAATCTCCAGGAAGCGGTCCGGGAAGTTTGCGAAAAATATGGCGGCGTGGTGCCGAAAAGCCGGGAACAATTCGGCAAATTGAAGGGCGTCGGACCTTATACGGCGGGCGCCGTTTTAAGCATCGCCTACGGAATCCCCGAACCGGCGGTCGACGGCAACGTGATGCGGGTCCTTTCCAGGATTTTTTTGATCGGCGAGGACATTGCGAAAGCGAAGACGAGGAATTTGATGGAGGACCTGATCCGGGAGATCATCTCCCGGGACGATCCTTCCGGGTTTAATCAGGGGCTGATGGAACTTGGCGCGATCATCTGCAAGCCGAAAGGGCCCGCCTGTCTGTTATGCCCGGTGCAGGAGCATTGCCGGGCCTTTGCCGCCGGGCTGCAGGAAGAATATCCGGTGAAAACGAAAAGCGGCAAGGTGAAAACCGTTCATCTGGCGGCGGCGGTTTTAACCGACGAAAGGGGAAGGGTTTTAATCCGGAAACGGCCGAAGGAAGGTCTGCTCGCCAACCTCTGGGAATTTCCGACCGAGGAGGCGGACGGACTCCATTTTCCGGATCGCGCCGCCGATTTTGCCGAGAGGATGAAAAGGAAGCACGGGATCCGGGTCGAGATCACCGGTCCCCTCGGGAAAGTGGAACATGTTTTTTCCCATCTGAAATGGCAGATTTCCGCCTATTACGGCAGGGCGGAAGGGGAGATAATAGAAACGGACACTTTCAAAGCCGTCCCACTGCCCGATTTGGAAAAATATCCCTTCCCCGTTCCCCATCAGAAAATTTTTGCCATG
- a CDS encoding YfhH family protein: MEKRYSEMTEYELKQEIARLKEKARKAEQMGMINEYAVWERKAAMAEAYLMDVNDFKAGEIYRLKEEPDTFFKVTHFRGVFAWGYRLGGDKREEAVPISLLKKS, translated from the coding sequence ATGGAAAAACGGTACAGCGAGATGACCGAATACGAATTGAAACAGGAGATCGCCCGCTTGAAGGAAAAGGCAAGGAAGGCGGAGCAGATGGGCATGATCAACGAATACGCCGTTTGGGAAAGAAAGGCGGCGATGGCGGAAGCCTATCTGATGGATGTGAACGATTTTAAGGCCGGTGAAATCTACCGTTTGAAGGAGGAGCCGGACACTTTTTTTAAAGTGACCCATTTCCGCGGGGTTTTCGCCTGGGGCTATCGTTTGGGCGGGGATAAAAGGGAGGAAGCGGTGCCGATTTCCCTGTTGAAAAAATCGTAA
- a CDS encoding RecX family transcriptional regulator → MAWIEKISVSKKNPKHFDLHLKDDEGEKVLSVSEESLVKFRLHKGKEISGLDVEEILYFEEINRALSRALKALARRMRTEKEIRDDLSAAGFSEGIVRETLSRLQEKGYIDDGQFAEAFVTEQMRGKDKGPEWIRKALKEKGVKDEIIRSALVRYTAEEQLKKAKELCEKLAAKKKNLSVFQLKIHLKETLLRKGFERSVCDRAVAETDFTGLQLQEDEALEHAGEKAWFKYRSLPEKEREIKVKQYLYRKGFPLEKIEKFLQRKKEE, encoded by the coding sequence ATGGCTTGGATCGAGAAAATTTCCGTTTCCAAAAAGAATCCGAAACATTTTGACCTTCATTTAAAAGACGACGAAGGGGAAAAAGTGCTTTCCGTCAGCGAAGAAAGCCTGGTCAAATTCCGTTTGCATAAAGGGAAAGAAATCTCCGGGCTGGATGTGGAAGAAATTTTATACTTTGAGGAGATCAACCGGGCGCTCAGCCGGGCGCTGAAGGCGCTGGCCCGGCGGATGCGGACGGAAAAGGAAATCCGGGACGATCTGTCCGCCGCCGGGTTCTCCGAAGGCATCGTCCGGGAAACCCTCAGCCGTTTGCAGGAAAAAGGGTACATCGACGACGGGCAATTCGCCGAGGCCTTCGTCACCGAACAAATGAGGGGAAAAGACAAGGGGCCGGAATGGATCCGAAAGGCCTTGAAGGAAAAAGGGGTAAAAGACGAAATCATCCGTTCCGCCCTTGTCCGCTATACTGCGGAAGAACAATTGAAAAAGGCGAAGGAACTTTGCGAAAAACTCGCCGCAAAAAAGAAAAACCTTTCCGTTTTTCAGCTGAAAATCCACTTGAAGGAAACCTTGCTCCGCAAAGGTTTCGAACGTTCCGTCTGCGACCGGGCGGTGGCGGAGACCGACTTCACCGGGCTGCAATTGCAGGAGGATGAGGCGTTGGAACATGCCGGGGAGAAGGCCTGGTTCAAATACCGTTCCCTTCCGGAAAAGGAACGGGAAATCAAGGTGAAGCAATATTTATACCGCAAAGGATTTCCTTTGGAAAAGATTGAAAAGTTCCTGCAAAGGAAAAAAGAAGAATAA
- a CDS encoding energy-coupling factor ABC transporter ATP-binding protein has product MKRAVKALNRISVQQLAFSYNGRDMVFENFSAEFSGGPTAIIGQNGAGKTTLVKLIKGLLKPDKGRILINGIPAGSMTVRDLAKTVGLVFQNPNDQIFKPSVLEEVTFGPKIIGFSGEKAERSAKEALEMLGISHLKHENPYDLNLSQRKLVSIASILSMDPDILILDEPTMGQDYEGREIIKRTIRRLRERGKLVLAILHDMDFVAENFDRAVVLHEGKIIADGHPREVFAREEIVAQAGLELPNAVKLGKRLGLKDIFLTKNELIRYLKERTSGR; this is encoded by the coding sequence ATGAAAAGGGCGGTGAAGGCATTGAACCGGATTTCCGTACAACAGTTGGCCTTTTCTTACAACGGAAGGGATATGGTTTTCGAAAATTTTTCCGCGGAATTTTCCGGAGGACCGACGGCCATCATCGGGCAAAACGGGGCGGGGAAAACGACCCTCGTCAAATTGATCAAGGGCCTGCTGAAACCGGATAAGGGAAGGATCCTCATCAACGGAATCCCCGCCGGTTCCATGACGGTCCGGGATTTGGCAAAAACGGTCGGGCTCGTGTTCCAAAATCCGAACGACCAAATTTTTAAGCCGTCCGTCCTGGAAGAGGTGACGTTCGGGCCGAAGATCATCGGCTTTTCCGGGGAAAAGGCGGAAAGATCGGCGAAAGAAGCCCTGGAAATGTTAGGGATCAGCCATTTAAAACATGAAAATCCTTATGATTTGAATCTTTCCCAGCGGAAGCTGGTGAGCATCGCATCCATCCTGTCGATGGACCCGGACATCCTCATCCTCGATGAGCCGACGATGGGGCAGGATTACGAAGGCAGGGAGATCATTAAACGGACGATCCGGCGTTTGCGGGAGCGGGGGAAACTGGTGCTGGCCATTCTCCATGACATGGATTTTGTCGCGGAAAATTTTGACCGGGCCGTTGTCCTGCACGAGGGGAAGATCATCGCCGACGGGCACCCGCGGGAAGTTTTCGCCAGGGAGGAGATCGTCGCGCAAGCCGGCCTGGAACTGCCGAACGCGGTAAAGCTCGGGAAAAGATTGGGATTAAAGGATATTTTCTTGACGAAAAACGAACTGATTCGATATTTGAAGGAACGGACGTCCGGCCGTTGA
- a CDS encoding energy-coupling factor ABC transporter ATP-binding protein encodes MKKIVVEGLKYRYPGAERLALDDVSFEVNAGELIGIIGKNGSGKSTLCYALTGLVPHFFRGAYGGRVLLDGLEVKTSTVAEISRKAGLVFDNPFTQISAAKETVFEEIAFGLENAGVPREEMAERIEWSMKLLGIEGIREKNPFELSGGQMQRVAIAGMLVMKPDILILDEPTSQLDPQGTEEVFQVIRNLAKEGMTILVAEHKVEKLAEYADKLLLLHDGKCAAFDAPKRVFSMENAESYGVELPLAAQIAKELDLRDEAGLYPAAPDELLALLKGRLQGAAGTDERFTE; translated from the coding sequence ATGAAGAAAATCGTCGTGGAAGGGCTGAAATACAGATATCCCGGCGCGGAAAGGCTCGCGCTGGACGATGTGTCTTTTGAAGTAAACGCGGGGGAATTGATCGGAATCATCGGGAAGAACGGCTCGGGGAAATCCACCTTGTGCTATGCGTTAACGGGGCTCGTTCCCCATTTTTTCCGCGGCGCCTACGGAGGAAGGGTCCTCCTGGACGGGCTGGAGGTGAAAACAAGCACCGTGGCGGAAATTTCCCGCAAAGCCGGCCTCGTTTTTGACAATCCCTTCACGCAAATATCGGCCGCCAAAGAGACGGTATTTGAGGAAATCGCCTTCGGGCTGGAAAATGCCGGGGTGCCCAGGGAAGAGATGGCGGAAAGGATCGAATGGAGCATGAAATTGCTCGGCATTGAAGGGATCCGGGAAAAGAACCCCTTTGAACTGTCGGGCGGGCAAATGCAGCGGGTGGCGATCGCCGGCATGCTCGTGATGAAGCCGGACATTCTCATTTTGGATGAACCGACCTCCCAGCTCGACCCGCAAGGGACGGAAGAGGTTTTTCAAGTGATCCGGAATCTGGCGAAGGAAGGGATGACGATCCTCGTCGCGGAGCATAAAGTGGAAAAGCTGGCGGAGTACGCGGATAAACTGTTGCTGCTGCACGACGGGAAATGCGCCGCTTTCGACGCGCCGAAGCGGGTATTTTCCATGGAGAACGCGGAAAGTTACGGGGTGGAACTTCCCCTTGCCGCGCAGATCGCCAAGGAATTGGACTTGAGGGACGAAGCCGGCCTGTATCCGGCCGCTCCGGACGAACTTCTTGCCCTGCTGAAAGGACGTTTGCAAGGCGCGGCGGGCACCGATGAACGGTTTACCGAATGA
- a CDS encoding energy-coupling factor transporter transmembrane component T family protein, whose amino-acid sequence MGLYEERNTWVHRSDPVTKLFYGITVSAIPYILPYMGVAAFFLCLNILLLVLAKVFRKILPILFLSFFLMLSIVIVHGIFHPDNRTPLFSAGGIHFYREGLSLAALLIIRLLNMICGFGVVILTTNPDLLVNGLVQTGLSPRIGYVIHSVFRIIPQMVATVNKIKDAQRARGVETEGNLLTRAKALFPLLVPVIMSSLIATKERTMALELRGFGSKGKRTFLKEYEEGRYSRQARWFFLLLLLGSAVWRVLI is encoded by the coding sequence ATGGGTCTCTATGAGGAACGGAACACGTGGGTGCACAGGAGCGATCCGGTAACGAAACTTTTTTATGGGATCACCGTTTCCGCCATCCCGTATATTTTGCCATATATGGGCGTGGCCGCTTTTTTTCTGTGCCTCAACATCCTCTTGCTTGTTCTGGCGAAGGTCTTCAGAAAGATCTTGCCGATCCTATTTTTAAGCTTTTTTTTAATGCTGTCCATCGTCATCGTGCATGGCATTTTCCATCCGGACAACCGGACGCCCTTGTTTTCCGCCGGGGGAATTCATTTTTACCGGGAAGGGCTGTCGCTCGCCGCACTTTTGATCATCCGGCTTCTCAATATGATTTGCGGTTTCGGGGTCGTCATTTTGACGACGAACCCCGATCTGCTGGTGAACGGCCTGGTGCAAACGGGGTTGTCCCCAAGGATCGGCTATGTGATCCATTCGGTTTTCCGGATTATCCCTCAGATGGTTGCCACGGTCAACAAGATCAAGGATGCCCAGCGGGCAAGGGGGGTGGAGACGGAGGGGAATCTCCTCACGCGGGCGAAGGCCCTTTTCCCCTTGCTCGTCCCCGTTATTATGAGTTCCCTCATCGCGACGAAGGAAAGGACGATGGCTTTGGAACTCAGGGGATTCGGTTCGAAGGGGAAGCGGACCTTCCTGAAGGAGTATGAAGAGGGCCGCTATAGCCGCCAGGCCCGCTGGTTCTTTCTCCTCCTCCTGTTAGGAAGCGCGGTTTGGAGGGTCCTGATATGA
- a CDS encoding ECF transporter S component has translation MGKKALWKISTAGLVLIPVAVGINYVGKTLASLLKLPLWLDSIGTVLGSMLAGPVIGAISGMINNIIYGFTLDPVSTVYFITSLAIGLVVGILSYRGWLKSFPRVLGLGLIVGVVSSIVSTPLNIIYWEGLTGNFWGDALFAYVIHLNAPLWLASFLDSIVVDVPDKLLTVLIGYFIYIGLPKNIKQLFADDEIEEL, from the coding sequence ATGGGCAAAAAAGCTTTATGGAAGATTTCCACCGCGGGGCTGGTGTTGATTCCCGTGGCCGTCGGCATCAATTATGTCGGCAAGACATTGGCTTCTTTGTTGAAATTGCCCCTCTGGCTCGATTCCATCGGGACGGTATTGGGCAGCATGCTCGCCGGGCCGGTCATCGGGGCGATTTCCGGAATGATCAATAATATCATTTACGGTTTTACTTTGGATCCGGTGTCCACCGTTTATTTCATTACCAGCCTCGCCATCGGTCTTGTCGTCGGGATTCTCTCTTACAGGGGCTGGCTGAAGAGTTTTCCCCGGGTCCTCGGCCTCGGATTGATCGTGGGTGTTGTCTCTTCCATCGTTTCGACACCGTTAAACATCATCTACTGGGAAGGCTTGACCGGGAACTTTTGGGGAGACGCGCTGTTCGCCTATGTCATTCATTTGAACGCCCCCCTGTGGCTCGCTTCCTTTTTAGACAGCATTGTCGTCGACGTTCCGGACAAGCTGCTCACCGTTCTCATCGGCTACTTTATCTATATCGGATTGCCGAAAAACATCAAGCAATTATTTGCCGACGATGAGATTGAAGAATTATAA
- a CDS encoding GNAT family N-acetyltransferase yields MTVIKGKNVILRPLKESDIPILYRYIYGKEHTEWKKYDAPYYPLEPMSLEAFASAMEKHLRKKEPPGRMIIEHLGEAIGTVNYYWEDESTRWLEAGIVIYPSRFWSRGLGTEALALWIDYLFQHLEIARVGLTTWSGNPRMIRAAEKLGMKMEGRLRKCRYYQGVYYDSIRMGILREEWEEAKKELPFFQNRSASR; encoded by the coding sequence TTGACGGTCATCAAGGGAAAAAACGTCATTTTGCGTCCGTTGAAAGAATCGGACATCCCGATCCTGTACCGGTATATCTACGGGAAAGAACACACCGAGTGGAAGAAGTACGATGCCCCTTATTACCCCCTTGAACCGATGTCCTTGGAAGCGTTCGCTTCCGCGATGGAAAAGCATTTGCGCAAAAAAGAGCCGCCCGGAAGGATGATCATCGAACATCTGGGGGAAGCGATCGGGACGGTCAATTATTATTGGGAGGACGAATCGACCCGGTGGCTGGAAGCCGGCATCGTCATCTACCCTTCCCGTTTCTGGAGCCGCGGTTTGGGGACCGAGGCATTGGCTTTATGGATCGATTATCTGTTTCAGCATTTGGAAATCGCCCGGGTCGGGCTGACGACATGGTCGGGGAATCCGAGGATGATCCGTGCCGCGGAAAAATTGGGAATGAAAATGGAAGGAAGACTGCGGAAGTGCCGCTATTACCAAGGCGTGTATTATGATTCGATCCGAATGGGCATCCTCAGGGAAGAATGGGAAGAAGCCAAAAAGGAGCTTCCCTTTTTCCAAAACCGGTCGGCCTCCCGGTAA
- a CDS encoding MFS transporter, translated as MWRNRNVWIIISGEFIAGVGLWIGIIGNLEFMQERVPSDFVKSLILASGILAGIMASPLAGRMIDTYRKKTILLCSGFFRIISVLFMFIALAADSVAWMVVFLIAMQLSAAFYFPALQAAIPLIVKENELLAVNGAHMNAGTLARIVGTAIGGSLLLFLSLPMLYLCSIFAYILLFIFTFFLRIDENPGRAGQKADAKKERGFQEVMPAIKSRPAILMTLIIVLMPLLMIGGFNLIVINISEIYGDPSVKGLVYTTEGISFMLGAYFVKKISARRSPFAILGFFSLLMGLGEILLFFVHFKILLFLSFVLFGFSIGCIFPTAATIFQTKMPKEYHGRFFSFRNMLERIGFQVVLLGTGFLLDTIGLPYMVLIYGSLSLLITVLFSAKLRKTGAKREAGMLRF; from the coding sequence ATGTGGAGAAACCGGAATGTCTGGATCATCATCTCCGGCGAGTTTATCGCCGGGGTCGGGCTTTGGATCGGCATCATCGGAAATCTGGAATTCATGCAGGAACGGGTGCCTTCGGACTTCGTAAAATCCCTTATCCTTGCCTCCGGCATTTTGGCGGGCATCATGGCGAGTCCCCTGGCAGGGCGGATGATCGACACTTACAGAAAAAAAACGATCCTCCTCTGTTCGGGCTTTTTCCGGATCATCAGCGTCCTGTTCATGTTCATCGCCCTTGCCGCCGATTCCGTGGCTTGGATGGTGGTCTTTTTGATCGCGATGCAATTGTCCGCCGCCTTCTATTTTCCCGCCTTGCAGGCCGCCATCCCGCTTATCGTGAAAGAGAATGAGCTGTTGGCGGTGAACGGCGCCCATATGAATGCCGGAACCTTGGCCCGCATTGTCGGGACGGCGATCGGAGGGTCGCTCCTCCTCTTTTTGAGTTTGCCGATGCTGTATCTCTGTTCGATCTTCGCTTATATCCTGCTCTTTATTTTTACCTTTTTCCTGCGGATCGACGAAAACCCGGGGCGGGCCGGCCAAAAGGCCGATGCAAAAAAAGAGAGGGGATTTCAGGAGGTCATGCCGGCGATCAAAAGCAGGCCGGCCATTCTCATGACGCTGATCATCGTTCTCATGCCCCTGCTGATGATCGGGGGCTTCAATTTGATCGTCATCAATATCAGCGAAATCTACGGCGACCCTTCGGTCAAAGGGCTCGTTTATACGACGGAAGGGATCTCCTTCATGCTCGGGGCCTATTTTGTCAAAAAAATCAGCGCCAGGCGGTCTCCCTTCGCCATCCTTGGCTTTTTTTCGCTCTTGATGGGCCTGGGTGAAATCCTCCTGTTTTTTGTCCATTTTAAAATCCTGCTGTTTTTATCCTTTGTCTTGTTCGGATTTTCGATCGGCTGCATTTTCCCGACGGCGGCCACGATCTTTCAAACCAAGATGCCGAAGGAATATCACGGACGATTTTTTTCCTTCCGCAATATGCTGGAGAGGATCGGTTTTCAGGTCGTCCTGTTGGGAACGGGCTTCCTGCTCGACACCATCGGTTTGCCCTACATGGTCCTGATCTACGGTTCCCTTTCCCTCCTGATCACCGTGCTCTTTTCCGCCAAGCTCCGGAAAACGGGCGCCAAACGAGAAGCGGGGATGCTTCGATTTTAA
- the nagE gene encoding N-acetylglucosamine-specific PTS transporter subunit IIBC — MMKYLQRLGRSLMLPVAVLPAAAILMGIGYWIDPTGWGSGNPVAAFFIKAGGSIIDNIPILFAVGVALGMAKQRDGSAALSGLVAYLVVTTLLSTNTVAMLQGIDVENVNPAFSKIGNAFVGILSGIVAANMYNRFSHVQLPDALAFFSGKRLVPIMTSVAMLVVSLALFFIWPVVYSGLVSFGTAISKLGAVGAGIYGFFNRLLIPTGLHHALNSVFWFDVAGINDIGNFWSGKGEKGVTGMYQAGFFPIMMFGLPAAGLAMYHTAKPERKKQVASLMLAAGFAAFFTGVTEPVEFAFMFLAPGLYLLHAFLTGLSLTIAALFHWTAGFGFSAGFIDFFLSSRLPLANQPLMLIVQGLVFAVIYYFLFRFFITKFDLKTPGREDEEGDGETANLSAKERFAVMAKKIYEGLGGDENVVSIDNCITRLRVEVKDMNAVDQEKIKETGVPGINVVGPHSIQVVVGTQVQFVADEIEKIRKKQ; from the coding sequence ATGATGAAGTATTTGCAAAGGCTCGGGCGCTCGCTGATGCTTCCCGTCGCCGTATTGCCCGCCGCCGCCATCCTGATGGGGATCGGCTATTGGATCGACCCGACCGGCTGGGGTTCGGGGAACCCGGTTGCGGCGTTCTTCATTAAAGCGGGCGGTTCCATCATCGACAATATCCCGATCCTCTTTGCCGTCGGCGTGGCGTTGGGAATGGCGAAACAAAGGGACGGTTCGGCGGCCTTGAGCGGCCTCGTCGCCTATCTCGTGGTCACCACCCTGCTTTCCACGAATACGGTGGCCATGCTGCAGGGAATCGATGTGGAAAATGTCAATCCGGCGTTTTCAAAAATTGGAAACGCTTTCGTCGGTATCCTTTCCGGGATCGTGGCGGCCAATATGTATAACCGTTTCAGCCATGTGCAGCTCCCGGATGCCCTGGCCTTTTTCAGCGGCAAAAGGCTTGTCCCGATCATGACATCCGTCGCCATGCTGGTCGTGTCCCTGGCCCTGTTTTTCATCTGGCCGGTGGTCTACAGCGGCCTCGTATCCTTCGGTACCGCCATCAGCAAGCTGGGCGCCGTCGGTGCCGGCATTTACGGATTCTTTAACCGCCTCTTGATCCCGACCGGCTTGCATCACGCCTTGAACTCCGTCTTCTGGTTTGATGTCGCCGGAATTAACGATATCGGCAATTTCTGGAGCGGAAAAGGGGAAAAAGGCGTTACCGGGATGTATCAAGCCGGTTTCTTCCCGATCATGATGTTCGGATTGCCGGCTGCGGGTCTCGCCATGTATCATACGGCGAAACCGGAACGGAAAAAACAGGTGGCTTCCTTGATGCTGGCCGCCGGTTTTGCCGCATTTTTCACCGGCGTGACGGAACCGGTGGAATTCGCTTTCATGTTCCTCGCTCCCGGGCTTTATCTGTTGCATGCGTTTTTGACGGGACTTTCTTTGACGATCGCGGCGTTGTTCCACTGGACGGCCGGGTTCGGTTTCAGCGCCGGCTTCATCGACTTCTTCCTCAGTTCGAGGCTGCCGCTGGCCAACCAGCCGCTGATGCTGATCGTACAGGGCCTTGTATTTGCCGTCATTTATTACTTCCTGTTCCGTTTCTTCATCACGAAATTCGACTTGAAAACCCCCGGACGGGAAGATGAAGAGGGGGACGGCGAAACGGCCAATCTGTCGGCGAAGGAACGCTTCGCGGTCATGGCCAAGAAGATTTATGAAGGATTGGGCGGGGATGAGAATGTGGTTTCCATCGATAACTGTATTACCCGCCTGCGGGTGGAAGTCAAAGATATGAATGCCGTCGATCAAGAAAAAATTAAAGAAACCGGGGTGCCGGGGATCAATGTCGTCGGGCCCCACAGCATCCAAGTGGTCGTCGGCACGCAAGTGCAATTTGTCGCCGATGAGATCGAGAAAATCCGGAAAAAACAATAA
- a CDS encoding PRD domain-containing protein produces the protein MRIKKILNNNAVIVTDGHQEKVAIGSGIGFQKKKNDIVNPNQIEKIFVMHENEKFQQLLSRIPEEHFTISEEIISYAERQLGVKLNEHIHLVLTDHLSFAIERVKNGIHIKNKLFQEIKILYRREFEIGLWAVRHMKEKYGIEMPEDEAAFLALYIHTMKPQGGDLHETIRQTAILQDMVQTVKDFLRIPLEGDDISYHRLVTHLRFVLFRIKGYEVHTLDEEMLAMIKKKFPLSYQCAREVARKVSEVYGIHLPDQELGYITLHIERLRTAQP, from the coding sequence ATCAGGATTAAGAAGATTTTAAACAACAACGCGGTGATCGTTACGGACGGCCATCAAGAAAAGGTCGCCATCGGATCGGGGATCGGCTTTCAAAAGAAGAAGAACGATATCGTAAATCCCAACCAGATTGAAAAGATTTTTGTCATGCATGAAAACGAGAAATTCCAGCAGCTTTTGAGCCGGATTCCCGAAGAGCATTTCACCATCTCCGAAGAGATCATTTCCTACGCCGAAAGGCAGCTCGGGGTGAAACTGAACGAACACATTCACCTGGTGTTGACCGATCATCTCTCCTTCGCCATCGAAAGGGTGAAGAACGGGATCCACATCAAAAACAAGCTTTTCCAGGAAATCAAGATTTTATATAGAAGGGAATTTGAAATCGGGCTTTGGGCGGTCCGGCACATGAAAGAAAAGTACGGAATCGAAATGCCCGAAGATGAGGCGGCTTTTCTCGCCCTATACATCCATACCATGAAACCCCAAGGGGGAGACTTGCACGAAACGATCCGGCAGACGGCCATTTTGCAAGATATGGTGCAAACGGTCAAAGATTTCCTCCGCATCCCATTGGAAGGGGATGATATTTCCTATCACCGGCTCGTGACCCATCTCCGCTTCGTCCTGTTCCGGATCAAGGGCTATGAGGTCCATACCTTGGACGAGGAAATGCTGGCCATGATCAAGAAAAAATTCCCCCTTTCCTATCAATGCGCCCGGGAAGTGGCAAGAAAGGTTTCGGAAGTCTACGGAATCCATCTTCCCGATCAGGAATTGGGGTATATCACGCTGCATATTGAAAGGCTGAGGACCGCCCAGCCTTAA